From Rubripirellula reticaptiva, the proteins below share one genomic window:
- a CDS encoding DUF2442 domain-containing protein, with product MGACRIATATATNRPTGLIPTILHILDAELAGPFSLHLRFNDGFSATVDLRPLLIGPIFEPLLDPNAFAQFTVDPICKTVCWPNGADLAPEAIRSLVPAEQEIGGSPCNAPKCLCGQNFFAR from the coding sequence CTGGGCGCTTGCCGAATCGCAACAGCCACTGCTACCAATCGACCCACTGGACTGATACCGACGATTCTTCACATTCTTGACGCCGAACTCGCCGGGCCGTTCTCCCTGCACCTGCGTTTCAACGATGGATTCTCGGCCACCGTTGATCTGCGACCATTATTGATTGGCCCGATATTCGAGCCACTGCTTGACCCAAACGCCTTTGCCCAATTCACCGTCGATCCGATCTGCAAGACTGTTTGCTGGCCGAACGGTGCGGACCTTGCGCCCGAAGCGATTCGATCCCTGGTTCCCGCCGAGCAAGAAATCGGAGGATCACCATGCAATGCACCGAAGTGTTTGTGCGGCCAGAACTTTTTTGCGCGTTAG
- a CDS encoding dual specificity protein phosphatase family protein, which translates to MIRATHHNLLFIGDAFNARDLRQLYDHDIAAVIDLAANEEPAQLGRDHIYCRFPLHDDGSNCPQLIRVSIDCVRSLILSGARTLVACSAGMSRSPVVASAAISLMSSVSLDDSLAAIVLNAPHDVSPAFLSSVASIHATMCVPNEPRNSG; encoded by the coding sequence TTGATCCGAGCCACGCACCACAACTTGCTGTTTATCGGAGACGCATTCAACGCTCGCGATTTGCGACAACTTTATGATCATGACATTGCAGCGGTTATTGACCTGGCTGCGAACGAAGAACCTGCACAACTTGGACGCGACCACATCTATTGCCGCTTTCCTCTGCACGACGATGGGTCGAACTGTCCGCAACTTATCCGCGTCTCGATTGACTGCGTTCGATCACTGATCCTTAGCGGCGCACGAACCCTCGTTGCATGTTCCGCCGGCATGAGCCGGTCACCTGTGGTGGCATCTGCTGCAATTTCCTTGATGTCTAGTGTTTCCCTCGACGATTCACTTGCTGCTATCGTCCTGAACGCACCGCATGACGTCTCTCCCGCATTCCTTTCGTCTGTCGCGTCCATTCACGCTACCATGTGTGTCCCAAATGAACCCCGGAACAGCGGGTAA
- a CDS encoding DUF1569 domain-containing protein → MDLRYPDLAAACADIVRLRESGFELVGTWSFAQILDHLNMSMQMTIDGAGFTFPALMRPVMKLMFMPTMRKGKPSKLRGKAPKQLQPALDLDEDDCANRFYALAKTLMDPSTPFVTHYPMLGRLNREQWLLMQQWHAAHHLSFVVPDA, encoded by the coding sequence ATGGATTTGCGCTACCCTGACTTGGCCGCTGCCTGTGCCGACATTGTTCGCTTGCGCGAAAGCGGCTTCGAGCTGGTTGGCACATGGAGCTTCGCCCAGATACTCGATCATCTGAACATGTCCATGCAAATGACGATTGACGGTGCGGGATTCACATTTCCTGCACTAATGCGACCAGTGATGAAGCTGATGTTCATGCCTACAATGCGGAAGGGCAAACCATCTAAGCTTCGTGGCAAAGCCCCGAAGCAACTTCAGCCCGCCCTAGATCTCGACGAAGACGACTGCGCAAACCGGTTCTACGCGCTCGCGAAAACCTTAATGGATCCCTCCACTCCATTTGTTACACACTATCCGATGCTGGGACGACTTAATCGTGAACAGTGGCTCTTGATGCAACAATGGCATGCCGCCCATCACTTAAGCTTCGTCGTGCCGGACGCCTGA
- a CDS encoding protein-tyrosine phosphatase family protein, which produces MTNDIYVGRFASRERLAELRDLKVTDVLNVSDTSSQLTTEDGPFRSVTWIDIEDRTLIPTEIAIEAIDTVHRSLIADDGRIYLHCMAGWNRSPTVLWLYLLACGYAANEAAQLICAEAFDAVPGHSLLVDSNLLATVVSHGRDNYLPHRRPTAIASP; this is translated from the coding sequence GTGACCAACGACATCTACGTTGGGCGTTTCGCTTCGCGTGAACGTCTTGCCGAACTCCGCGATCTAAAGGTCACCGATGTACTCAATGTCAGCGACACATCGAGCCAACTCACGACCGAGGATGGTCCTTTTCGATCTGTAACTTGGATCGACATTGAAGATCGAACGCTGATACCAACGGAAATTGCCATCGAGGCGATTGACACGGTCCATCGATCATTGATCGCTGACGACGGTCGTATCTACCTGCATTGCATGGCGGGCTGGAATCGGTCACCAACGGTTCTTTGGCTCTATCTGCTTGCTTGCGGATATGCTGCGAACGAAGCCGCACAACTCATCTGCGCCGAAGCGTTTGACGCTGTACCGGGACACTCGCTGCTGGTAGACTCAAACCTACTCGCAACCGTGGTATCTCATGGCCGCGACAACTACCTGCCACATCGGCGACCGACCGCAATCGCATCGCCATAG
- a CDS encoding VOC family protein, protein MKIPSVIPVLSVDDLETAIGFYEHLGFRNEFSIPGQTGRIVHAHLRNGDSVAFLGRLDVSHYTGRERAEVLEKSNASERGLGITMILQVDNLASVYDFVRERKLKVLAEPADEYYGDRVFFFLDPYGYEWKISQPVAGH, encoded by the coding sequence ATGAAGATTCCATCGGTGATTCCTGTTCTGTCCGTTGATGACCTGGAAACTGCAATCGGTTTTTACGAACATCTCGGATTTCGTAACGAGTTTTCCATTCCCGGTCAGACAGGGAGGATTGTTCACGCGCACCTCCGAAATGGTGATAGCGTTGCATTTCTCGGTCGGCTGGACGTCTCTCACTATACAGGTAGGGAGCGCGCAGAGGTACTTGAAAAGAGCAACGCATCCGAGCGAGGGTTGGGCATCACTATGATCTTGCAGGTCGACAATCTTGCAAGTGTCTATGATTTCGTACGTGAAAGGAAATTGAAGGTGTTAGCTGAACCTGCTGACGAATACTATGGAGACCGTGTGTTCTTTTTTCTCGACCCCTACGGTTACGAGTGGAAAATAAGTCAGCCAGTTGCTGGACACTGA